The Rattus rattus isolate New Zealand chromosome X, Rrattus_CSIRO_v1, whole genome shotgun sequence genome has a window encoding:
- the Mpc1l gene encoding mitochondrial pyruvate carrier 1-like protein, with amino-acid sequence MCYSRKPLLSLPKASRQQHVNWCALWQRRKSIKLLAIAASGTSVRSSFRTPLLVGGLAIGTSPTEATMAVVVALIRKTRDYIKTKEFRDYITSTHFWGPVANWGLPLAAFKDMKAPPDIISGRMTTALIFYSMAFMRFAYRVQPRNYLLMACHFTNVLAQSIQASRYLSHRYGGGATAKATKPPAK; translated from the coding sequence ATGTGCTACAGCCGTAAGCCACTTCTTTCCTTGCCAAAAGCCTCACGTCAGCAGCACGTGAACTGGTGTGCTTTATGGCAGAGGCGCAAAAGCATAAAGCTGCTGGCCATTGCTGCGTCAGGAACTTCTGTGAGGTCATCATTCCGCACTCCACTGTTGGTTGGTGGCTTGGCCATTGGCACTTCTCCGACTGAGGCGACCATGGCGGTGGTAGTAGCGCTAATTCGGAAAACACGAGATTATATTAAGACCAAGGAGTTTCGGGATTATATAACCAGCACCCACTTCTGGGGCCCTGTGGCCAACTGGGGCCTTCCGCTGGCCGCCTTTAAGGATATGAAGGCGCCTCCGGACATCATCAGCGGCCGCATGACGACCGCCCTTATCTTCTACTCCATGGCTTTCATGCGCTTTGCCTACCGAGTCCAGCCTCGAAACTACCTGCTGATGGCGTGCCATTTCACCAACGTGCTGGCGCAGAGCATCCAGGCGAGCCGTTACCTGAGCCACCGCTATGGTGGTGGAGCCACGGCCAAAGCCACCAAACCTCCAGCCAAATAA